One stretch of Microcebus murinus isolate Inina chromosome 12, M.murinus_Inina_mat1.0, whole genome shotgun sequence DNA includes these proteins:
- the ACTL7B gene encoding actin-like protein 7B, producing the protein MATRNSPSLMPLGTAQGDPGEAGTLPGPDAGIRDTGSATQQKMKPKKVRKVKALIIDLGSQYCKCGYAGEPRPTYFISSTVGRRCPEAADSGDTSKQTYVGHELLSMETPLKLVNPLKHGIVVDWDCVQNIWEYIFHTAMKILPEEHAVLVSDPPLSPSSNREKYAELMFETFGIPAMHVTSQSLLSIYSYGKTSGLVVESGHGVSHVVPISEGDVLPGLTSRADYAGGDLTNYLMQLLNEGGHKFTDDHLHIIEHIKKKCGYAALLPEEELRLSLEELRVDYELPDGKHITIGQERFRCSEMLFKPSLVGSSQPGLPALTAACLGRCEEAGFKEEMAANVLLCGGCTMLDGFPERFQRELSLLCPGDSPVVAAAPERKTSVWTGGSILASLQAFQQLWVSKEEFEERGSAAIYSKC; encoded by the coding sequence ATGGCGACAAGGAATAGTCCCAGCCTCATGCCCCTGGGCACAGCTCAAGGTGACCCTGGAGAGGCAGGAACACTACCAGGCCCTGATGCTGGCATCCGGGACACAGGTTCAGCCACTCAGCAGAAGATGAAGCCCAAGAAGGTGCGCAAGGTCAAGGCACTCATCATCGACCTGGGCTCCCAGTACTGCAAGTGCGGCTACGCAGGGGAGCCCAGGCCCACGTACTTCATCTCCTCCACTGTGGGCAGGCGCTGCCCCGAGGCAGCGGACTCGGGTGACACCAGCAAGCAGACCTATGTGGGCCATGAGCTGCTCAGCATGGAGACGCCCCTCAAGCTGGTTAACCCACTGAAGCATGGCATCGTAGTGGACTGGGACTGCGTCCAGAACATCTGGGAGTACATCTTCCACACGGCCATGAAGATTCTCCCCGAGGAGCACGCTGTGCTGGTCTCCGACCCTCCGCTCAGCCCCAGCAGCAACCGGGAGAAGTATGCCGAGCTCATGTTCGAGACCTTTGGCATCCCTGCCATGCATGTGACATCCCAGTCACTGCTGTCCATCTACTCTTACGGCAAGACCTCGGGGCTGGTGGTGGAGAGCGGGCATGGCGTCTCGCACGTGGTGCCCATCTCGGAGGGCGACGTGTTGCCTGGCCTGACGAGCCGCGCTGACTACGCCGGGGGTGACCTCACCAACTACCTGATGCAGCTGCTCAATGAGGGTGGCCATAAGTTCACGGACGACCACCTGCACATCATAGAGCACATCAAGAAGAAGTGCGGCTACGCGGCCCTCCTGCCTGAGGAGGAGCTACGCCTATCCCTGGAGGAGCTGCGTGTGGACTACGAGCTCCCTGACGGCAAGCACATCACCATCGGCCAGGAGCGCTTCCGCTGCTCTGAGATGCTCTTCAAGCCCTCCCTGGTGGGCAGCAGCCAGCCGGGCCTGCCGGCGCTCACAGCAGCCTGCCTGGGCCGTTGCGAGGAGGCGGGTTTCAAGGAGGAGATGGCCGCCAATGTGCTGCTGTGCGGCGGCTGCACCATGCTGGATGGCTTTCCGGAGCGCTTCCAGAGGGAGCTGAGCCTGCTCTGCCCTGGGGACAGCCCCGTGGTGGCCGCCGCTCCTGAGAGGAAGACCTCCGTGTGGACTGGTGGCTCCATTCTGGCCTCCCTGCAGGCCTTCCAGCAGCTGTGGGTCAGCAAGGAGGAATTTGAGGAGCGGGGCAGTGCTGCAATCTATAGCAAGTGCTGA